A DNA window from Paraclostridium bifermentans contains the following coding sequences:
- the ptsP gene encoding phosphoenolpyruvate--protein phosphotransferase, giving the protein MYKGTGASPGVALGKALVIEHSELNIEKKNIENVETEVEKLQAAVEESKKELEQVKERAKVELGEHEAEIFEAHLLVLQDPELIDQTIAKIRDEKVNADFALNEVKEMFVSIFESMDNEYMRERAADIKDVTNRVLRHILGIKVVDLSALSEEVILIAHDLTPSDTATMNKKMVLGFLTNIGGRTSHTAIMARTLEIAAVVGLSDVTENVKDGDFIVFNGETGQVIVNPDEKVINEYRDLKAKFDEEKEALKQLIGKTSITLDGRHVELAGNIGSPNDLEGLLKNDAEGVGLYRTEFLYMDKEDDFPSEEEQYEAYKAVLEGMNGKPIVIRTLDIGGDKELKYFKMDEEMNPFLGYRAIRLCLDRTDIFKTQLRALYRASVHGKLRIMFPMISSLEELLKAKAIIKEVLAEMDVKGIEYSKDVEVGMMIEIPSAAVISDILAKHVDFFSIGTNDLIQYTCAVDRMNQKISYLYNQFNPAVLRLIKMVIDNAHKEGKWVGMCGESAGDQRMIPILLGMGLDEFSMSPISILPARKFITSVNYEDMKKFANEVLTMGTAEEIKAYVDKTFNM; this is encoded by the coding sequence ATGTATAAAGGAACAGGAGCATCGCCAGGAGTAGCTTTAGGAAAAGCTTTGGTTATAGAACATAGCGAACTTAATATAGAGAAAAAAAACATAGAAAATGTTGAGACTGAAGTTGAAAAGTTACAAGCTGCAGTAGAAGAGTCAAAAAAAGAGTTAGAGCAAGTAAAAGAAAGAGCTAAAGTTGAATTAGGGGAACATGAAGCTGAAATATTTGAAGCTCACCTATTAGTTTTACAAGATCCAGAATTAATAGATCAGACTATAGCTAAAATAAGAGATGAAAAGGTAAATGCTGACTTTGCGTTAAACGAAGTTAAAGAAATGTTTGTAAGTATATTTGAGTCAATGGACAATGAATATATGAGAGAAAGAGCAGCAGATATCAAGGATGTTACAAACAGAGTTTTAAGACATATATTAGGGATAAAAGTTGTAGATTTATCAGCTTTATCTGAAGAAGTTATATTAATAGCTCACGACTTAACACCATCAGATACTGCAACAATGAATAAAAAAATGGTTTTAGGATTCTTAACTAATATAGGTGGTAGAACTTCTCATACTGCTATAATGGCTAGAACATTAGAAATAGCTGCAGTAGTTGGACTTAGTGATGTAACTGAAAATGTTAAGGATGGAGATTTTATAGTATTCAATGGCGAAACAGGACAAGTTATAGTTAACCCAGATGAAAAAGTTATAAATGAGTATAGAGATTTAAAGGCTAAGTTTGATGAAGAAAAAGAAGCATTAAAACAATTAATAGGAAAAACTTCTATAACTCTTGATGGTAGACATGTAGAGCTTGCAGGGAATATCGGAAGCCCTAATGATTTAGAAGGATTACTAAAAAATGATGCAGAAGGTGTAGGACTATATAGAACTGAGTTCTTATACATGGACAAGGAAGATGATTTCCCAAGTGAAGAAGAACAATATGAAGCATATAAAGCAGTTCTTGAAGGTATGAATGGAAAGCCTATAGTAATAAGAACTTTAGATATAGGTGGAGATAAAGAATTAAAATATTTCAAAATGGACGAGGAAATGAATCCGTTCTTAGGATATAGAGCTATAAGACTATGCTTAGATAGAACAGATATATTTAAAACTCAATTAAGAGCTTTATATAGAGCTAGTGTACATGGAAAATTAAGAATAATGTTCCCTATGATATCTTCTTTAGAAGAACTATTAAAAGCTAAGGCTATAATAAAAGAAGTTTTAGCTGAAATGGATGTTAAAGGAATCGAATATTCTAAGGATGTAGAAGTTGGAATGATGATAGAAATACCATCTGCAGCAGTTATATCAGATATATTAGCTAAACATGTGGATTTCTTCTCTATAGGAACTAATGACTTAATTCAATATACTTGTGCAGTAGATAGAATGAACCAAAAAATAAGTTATTTATATAATCAATTTAATCCAGCTGTATTAAGACTTATAAAAATGGTAATAGATAACGCTCATAAAGAAGGTAAATGGGTAGGTATGTGCGGAGAGTCTGCAGGAGATCAAAGAATGATACCTATTCTTTTAGGAATGGGACTTGATGAATTCTCTATGTCTCCAATATCTATACTTCCAGCTAGAAAGTTCATAACTTCTGTTAACTATGAAGATATGAAAAAATTTGCTAATGAAGTATTAACTATGGGAACAGCAGAAGAGATAAAAGCTTACGTAGATAAAACTTTCAATATGTAA